A genomic region of Trichothermofontia sichuanensis B231 contains the following coding sequences:
- a CDS encoding Uma2 family endonuclease gives MIALNLRPTLSLTDAVFERLCQQNPELRLERTAQGELIVMPPAGSESSRQNLSLSAQLWQWNQQTKLGVTFDSSTGFTLPNGAIRSPDAAWIEKTRWERLTPEQRRKFAPLCPDFVLELKSPGDDLPPLQAKLQEYIDNGAQLGWLIDAERQQVYVYRPGQPVQVSDRPDTLAGNPVLPNFVMDFTLIWP, from the coding sequence ATGATCGCCCTGAATTTACGCCCCACCCTCTCCCTCACCGATGCAGTCTTTGAACGCCTCTGTCAGCAGAACCCCGAACTGCGCCTCGAACGCACCGCCCAAGGAGAACTGATCGTCATGCCCCCCGCTGGCAGTGAAAGTAGTCGTCAAAATTTGAGCCTGAGTGCCCAATTGTGGCAATGGAATCAACAAACCAAGCTCGGTGTCACCTTCGACTCCTCGACGGGCTTCACCCTCCCCAACGGTGCCATCCGCTCCCCCGATGCCGCCTGGATCGAAAAAACACGCTGGGAACGCCTCACCCCCGAACAACGGCGCAAATTTGCCCCCCTCTGCCCCGACTTTGTCCTCGAACTCAAATCCCCCGGCGACGACCTCCCCCCCCTCCAAGCTAAGCTGCAAGAATATATTGACAACGGTGCCCAACTGGGCTGGTTAATCGATGCAGAACGCCAGCAAGTTTATGTCTATCGTCCCGGTCAACCTGTGCAGGTGAGCGATCGCCCTGACACCCTCGCTGGCAACCCCGTCCTTCCCAACTTTGTGATGGATTTTACGCTGATCTGGCCCTAA
- a CDS encoding Uma2 family endonuclease gives MITLQLRQLTVPPGQRLLIQDVNWSEFEAILDELGEKRASRIVYSDGTLEIRMPLPKHEREKSIRGDIVKILLDELDMDCECFGSTTFKRQAMNYDIEPDECFYIQNHQAMIGKDRLDLSIDPPPDLAIEVDVTSKTEIDAYTRLGIPERWVYEGTELKIYRLQAGAYQSSTTSPTFPKLPILEWVSEVLEQSQELGRSPAAWPKFSLTRLSSKNSLNPANWRLINAPSNDRTTRSTRRTTQSLFANPSRRNDRWANS, from the coding sequence ATGATTACCCTGCAACTTCGACAACTCACCGTTCCCCCCGGTCAACGCCTCCTAATTCAGGATGTCAACTGGTCAGAATTTGAAGCCATCCTGGATGAACTTGGCGAAAAACGCGCCAGCCGCATTGTCTATAGCGATGGAACTTTAGAAATCCGAATGCCACTCCCTAAACATGAGCGAGAGAAGTCCATTCGCGGAGACATCGTTAAAATCCTACTAGACGAATTGGACATGGATTGCGAATGTTTTGGCTCAACCACCTTCAAGCGGCAAGCAATGAACTACGACATTGAACCGGATGAATGCTTCTATATCCAAAACCACCAGGCCATGATTGGGAAGGATCGGCTGGATTTATCCATTGACCCGCCGCCCGATCTCGCTATTGAGGTCGATGTCACCTCCAAAACCGAGATCGATGCCTACACCCGCTTGGGGATTCCGGAACGATGGGTTTACGAGGGAACTGAGCTAAAAATCTACCGACTGCAAGCCGGAGCATATCAGAGTTCTACGACCAGTCCAACCTTTCCAAAGCTACCAATTTTAGAGTGGGTGTCAGAAGTATTAGAGCAAAGTCAAGAGCTTGGCCGAAGTCCAGCAGCTTGGCCGAAGTTCAGCCTTACGCGCCTTTCGTCAAAAAATTCGCTCAACCCTGCAAACTGGAGACTGATCAATGCCCCAAGTAACGATCGAACGACCCGATCAACTCGCCGAACAACTCAATCCCTATTTGCAAACCCATCCCGAAGAAACGATCGTTGGGCTAATTCATGA
- a CDS encoding adenylate/guanylate cyclase domain-containing protein codes for MSIKLLSATLAHKKVTFMFRLSSFLSKFSLAKKMPESFWTDFLAEFLGNSGHFLILKSLSDIILYGWQVYFSDPTEYFLIGAMLVQTAYLSRARADRLYGNLIGVSIYTLIDLPMDGLAFFQEPSHIVFWIFSIGIGLVESTYYHQNKTTMERWTIPSGSVLRMLMLLAFYLVISLGEDLPYFNGWLFFQGFLGEDSHLFLTNSLILVGLLLGFRQLQVVVQKRHIEQKNAVLNKLARWGMGSHAVNTLMTHQNELNFQECDRAILFMDIRGFTSWCEQNQPQLIANALNQYYQQVEPVAVFFNPLRVSFTADEIMAIYRTPEQAVNAAQAMQKVAKAVLSPYGLGAGCAVHYGAVVEGLFGGDDVRTYTVIGDVVNVAKRLESLTSAGDITISDAVYKRVSDQIKIKTQLDLKLKGKMQSVKGWLI; via the coding sequence ATGTCTATCAAATTACTCTCAGCAACACTCGCTCACAAGAAGGTGACTTTTATGTTCAGATTATCAAGTTTTTTGTCGAAATTTAGTTTGGCTAAAAAAATGCCCGAATCATTTTGGACAGACTTTTTAGCAGAATTTCTGGGTAATAGTGGACATTTCTTAATTCTTAAAAGTCTGTCAGATATTATATTGTATGGTTGGCAAGTATATTTTAGTGATCCAACAGAATATTTTCTGATTGGTGCAATGCTCGTACAAACAGCATACTTATCTCGTGCTCGTGCTGATCGACTATATGGCAATTTAATTGGAGTTAGTATCTATACCCTGATTGATCTTCCAATGGATGGGCTAGCATTTTTTCAAGAACCATCACACATTGTATTTTGGATTTTTTCTATAGGAATTGGTCTAGTTGAAAGTACTTATTATCACCAAAATAAAACCACAATGGAGCGATGGACTATTCCATCAGGAAGTGTTTTAAGGATGCTAATGCTTTTAGCATTCTATCTAGTTATTAGTCTAGGTGAAGACTTGCCCTATTTTAATGGATGGCTATTTTTTCAAGGATTTTTAGGAGAAGATAGCCACTTATTTTTGACAAATAGTCTTATTCTGGTTGGGTTACTGTTGGGGTTTAGACAATTACAGGTTGTAGTACAGAAAAGGCATATTGAGCAAAAAAATGCTGTGTTGAATAAGTTGGCACGCTGGGGAATGGGAAGCCATGCGGTCAATACTTTGATGACACATCAGAATGAATTAAATTTTCAAGAATGCGATCGTGCCATTTTATTCATGGATATTCGCGGGTTCACAAGTTGGTGCGAACAAAATCAACCACAGCTTATTGCTAATGCTTTAAATCAATACTATCAGCAAGTTGAACCAGTTGCAGTGTTTTTCAATCCTCTGCGGGTTAGTTTTACTGCTGACGAGATAATGGCAATTTACAGAACACCAGAGCAAGCTGTAAATGCTGCTCAGGCTATGCAAAAAGTAGCTAAGGCGGTGCTTTCACCCTACGGGCTTGGTGCAGGATGTGCTGTTCACTATGGAGCAGTTGTTGAAGGTTTATTTGGTGGAGATGATGTCCGTACTTACACGGTCATCGGTGATGTGGTAAATGTTGCAAAACGTTTAGAATCTCTAACATCTGCAGGAGATATTACAATCTCAGATGCTGTCTATAAGAGGGTGAGTGATCAGATAAAGATCAAAACTCAATTGGATTTAAAACTAAAAGGAAAAATGCAATCAGTGAAGGGGTGGTTGATTTAA
- a CDS encoding calcium-binding protein, producing the protein MSTALSLFLNLDSQHSSPSSQRRRLYSESREHGESGERGESGYHHQSGERGESGYHHQSGERGESGYHHQSGEWRERHDHGYGYDLLTIIKGTNGDDLLEGGINNDKLSGKGGNDRILGGQGNDYLEGGKGNDTLIGGDGNDYLKGGQGIDILTGGVGQDQFEIKYRLNKPGYGFADIITDFEDGIDQLKLDGVSLASITILQGSGSLANDTLIQLSGTGETLAILQGVDVSQITEADFVFS; encoded by the coding sequence ATGTCTACAGCACTATCTCTATTCCTCAATCTTGATTCGCAACATTCGTCTCCTTCGTCTCAACGTCGGCGTTTGTACAGTGAATCTAGGGAACACGGTGAATCGGGAGAACGGGGTGAATCAGGCTATCACCATCAATCGGGAGAACGGGGTGAATCAGGCTATCACCATCAATCGGGAGAACGGGGTGAATCAGGCTATCACCATCAATCGGGAGAATGGCGAGAACGGCATGATCATGGTTATGGCTATGATCTGCTAACCATAATTAAAGGAACCAACGGCGACGATCTTTTAGAAGGTGGTATCAACAACGATAAACTGTCTGGGAAAGGCGGCAACGATCGCATTTTGGGTGGACAAGGGAACGATTACCTTGAAGGCGGAAAGGGTAACGATACACTCATTGGTGGCGATGGCAACGATTACCTCAAGGGTGGCCAGGGAATAGACATTCTCACAGGGGGAGTCGGCCAAGACCAGTTTGAAATCAAGTACAGGCTCAATAAACCGGGGTATGGTTTTGCTGATATTATCACTGATTTCGAGGATGGTATAGACCAGTTAAAGCTTGATGGTGTGAGCCTTGCAAGTATCACAATCCTTCAAGGCAGTGGTAGTCTTGCCAACGATACACTGATTCAACTGTCTGGCACAGGCGAGACATTGGCTATATTGCAAGGAGTTGATGTCTCGCAAATCACTGAGGCAGACTTTGTTTTTTCCTAA
- a CDS encoding type II toxin-antitoxin system VapC family toxin: protein MKQVFVDTSAFAALADKKDDNHAKAVSFNKTISGIRLVTTNYILDELYTLLLLNTGYGKTVEFKSRLDFLIARNALKVVWILESIATQTWQIFEQFNTDKQWSFTDCPSYIVMKERGITEAFTFDHHFSQMGFICRPD from the coding sequence ATGAAGCAAGTATTCGTAGACACCAGTGCTTTCGCAGCACTAGCTGATAAAAAAGATGACAATCATGCCAAAGCAGTAAGCTTCAACAAGACCATTAGTGGCATTCGATTGGTAACAACGAACTATATTCTCGATGAACTCTATACCTTACTGTTGCTTAATACTGGCTATGGCAAAACAGTAGAGTTCAAAAGTCGGTTAGATTTTTTGATTGCTCGTAATGCACTTAAAGTTGTCTGGATATTAGAATCAATCGCTACCCAAACTTGGCAGATATTTGAACAGTTTAATACTGATAAACAATGGTCATTTACTGACTGCCCTTCTTACATTGTGATGAAGGAGCGGGGCATCACCGAAGCATTCACATTTGATCACCATTTTTCCCAAATGGGCTTTATTTGTCGTCCTGATTAA
- a CDS encoding type I restriction enzyme HsdR N-terminal domain-containing protein yields the protein MTTTLPAAEVTLRTLKQSLNLQASADPQFFSEWQIETGKLTEMEQVYLDRVKGNFLDLLEDPPALENSVKMVVLAPLLDLAGLYRRPFRITTETSIAIELQDEGLVIQGRIDVLVLNQLLWLVVIESKRSDFAVTRALPQTLAYMLGNPEQKHPTFGLITNGTDFLFLKATPSPIAQYATSRLFSLLNPSNDLHQVLAILKHLARLQQP from the coding sequence ATGACCACCACCCTCCCAGCCGCTGAAGTCACCCTCCGCACCCTCAAACAAAGCCTCAATTTACAGGCATCTGCCGATCCACAGTTCTTTTCAGAATGGCAGATCGAGACTGGAAAACTGACAGAGATGGAACAGGTCTATCTCGATCGCGTCAAAGGCAACTTTTTAGATCTGCTTGAAGACCCCCCGGCCCTAGAAAATAGCGTCAAAATGGTCGTACTCGCCCCACTACTCGATCTGGCTGGATTGTATCGTCGTCCCTTTCGGATCACCACCGAAACCAGCATCGCCATCGAACTACAAGACGAAGGTCTGGTCATTCAAGGTCGTATCGACGTATTAGTGCTCAACCAGTTACTCTGGCTCGTCGTCATCGAATCCAAACGCAGTGATTTTGCCGTGACTCGCGCCCTGCCCCAAACCCTGGCTTATATGCTGGGCAATCCTGAACAAAAACACCCCACCTTTGGCCTCATTACCAACGGAACCGACTTCCTATTCCTCAAAGCCACCCCCTCACCCATTGCTCAATACGCCACCTCTCGCCTCTTTTCCCTCCTCAACCCCAGCAACGACCTGCATCAAGTCCTGGCTATCCTAAAACACCTCGCCAGACTCCAACAGCCCTAA
- a CDS encoding PepSY domain-containing protein — translation MDLRKIHRKIAPILFIPLLLTAFTGVAYRIGRSWFGLSKEFGNFMMLLHEGRFLGQSLVPFYVLLLGLGLLGMIVSGIALIKQRKKAATSKTLKLNERTLHRVIAPIAFLPFTISAITGISYRLGKAWFGLSGDQVDFLLKIHQGSYLGSTFRPIYVLLVGVSLIAMLLTGIQMSGIVRKRRSLTLDNS, via the coding sequence ATGGATCTACGAAAAATACATCGAAAAATCGCGCCGATTCTGTTTATCCCTCTATTGCTCACTGCGTTTACGGGGGTTGCCTATCGAATTGGCAGAAGTTGGTTTGGTTTGTCTAAGGAATTTGGCAATTTCATGATGCTGCTGCATGAAGGACGCTTTTTAGGTCAGTCGCTTGTTCCATTTTATGTTCTGCTGCTTGGATTAGGACTGCTAGGGATGATTGTCAGCGGCATCGCTTTAATCAAGCAGCGTAAAAAAGCAGCAACATCTAAAACGCTCAAACTGAATGAACGAACGTTACATCGAGTTATTGCCCCGATCGCATTTCTACCTTTCACCATAAGTGCGATTACCGGGATATCCTATCGGCTGGGCAAAGCCTGGTTTGGTTTGTCAGGCGATCAAGTTGATTTCCTTCTCAAAATTCATCAGGGATCATACCTTGGCTCAACCTTTAGACCTATTTATGTCCTTCTAGTTGGAGTCAGCCTAATTGCGATGCTTCTAACAGGAATTCAGATGTCAGGAATTGTCCGCAAGCGCCGTTCACTAACGTTAGATAATTCTTGA
- a CDS encoding Fe2+-dependent dioxygenase has product MIVCIDNVLTSEELEQIQLSLASGEFVDGKLTAGTYAKIVKENYQLKGDSDVAKDVRAIVNQALKRNALFQAAVRPKIIRPPLFSRYEAGMSYGTHTDNALMGDDVLTRSDVSLTLFLSDPNTYSGGELVIDTSLGEQFFKLAAGAMIVYPSTFLHRVAEVTEGVRLAAVTWVQSIIRDAHEREMLFELDTVQRALFEKHGKTVEFDLLCKLHANLLRKWADV; this is encoded by the coding sequence ATGATTGTTTGTATTGACAATGTCCTCACCTCTGAAGAACTAGAGCAGATTCAACTGAGTTTAGCGAGTGGAGAGTTTGTAGACGGCAAGTTGACTGCTGGAACCTACGCCAAAATCGTTAAAGAAAACTATCAGTTGAAAGGCGATAGTGATGTAGCTAAGGACGTTAGGGCAATCGTAAATCAGGCACTCAAGCGCAATGCCCTCTTTCAAGCAGCAGTTCGTCCTAAAATTATTCGCCCTCCGTTATTCAGTCGCTACGAAGCTGGAATGTCTTATGGCACTCACACCGATAATGCCCTCATGGGAGACGATGTTTTGACTCGTTCTGATGTCTCTCTCACGTTATTCCTTAGCGATCCTAATACTTACAGCGGTGGCGAGCTAGTGATTGACACCAGCCTAGGAGAGCAGTTTTTCAAACTTGCGGCAGGAGCCATGATTGTCTATCCGTCTACATTTTTGCACCGAGTAGCCGAAGTGACTGAGGGAGTTCGCCTAGCAGCAGTGACTTGGGTACAAAGCATCATTCGAGATGCCCATGAGCGCGAAATGCTATTTGAACTGGATACGGTTCAACGCGCCCTGTTTGAGAAACACGGCAAAACTGTAGAATTTGACCTGCTCTGTAAGCTCCATGCTAACTTGCTGCGAAAGTGGGCAGATGTTTAG
- a CDS encoding response regulator transcription factor, producing the protein MKILLVEDDSRIAKAIAEALHDQHYVVEVAHDGELGLTFAETGTFDLIILDLMLPKLDGISLCKKLRQRGNKTLILMLTARDTSADKVLGLDAGADDYVIKPFDLPELLARVRALLRRGNVTFSPILKWEKLTLNTNECLATYCDIPLNLTPKEYALLELFLRNSSRVLSRSAILERVWAFEDIPGEETVKVHLRSLRQKLKAAGAPPNLIETVYGLGYRLNPNL; encoded by the coding sequence ATGAAAATCCTGCTGGTGGAGGACGATTCTCGGATTGCGAAGGCGATCGCAGAAGCCTTGCACGATCAGCACTACGTAGTAGAAGTTGCTCATGATGGCGAGCTGGGTCTGACCTTTGCCGAAACCGGTACATTTGACTTGATTATTCTAGACTTGATGTTGCCAAAGCTAGACGGGATTAGCCTCTGCAAAAAGCTGCGGCAGCGTGGAAATAAAACTTTAATTCTGATGCTGACCGCTCGCGATACCAGTGCCGATAAGGTCTTGGGCCTAGATGCCGGAGCCGACGACTATGTAATCAAGCCGTTTGACCTGCCAGAATTGCTGGCAAGAGTGCGTGCCCTGCTGCGACGTGGTAATGTTACATTTTCACCCATCTTGAAGTGGGAAAAGTTAACGCTAAATACAAATGAATGCCTAGCGACGTATTGTGATATTCCCTTGAACTTGACCCCTAAGGAATATGCTTTGCTAGAATTATTTTTGCGAAACAGTAGTCGTGTTCTTAGTCGTAGCGCCATTTTGGAGCGTGTATGGGCATTCGAGGATATACCGGGAGAGGAAACGGTCAAAGTTCACCTGCGCAGTTTGCGTCAGAAGCTCAAGGCCGCAGGTGCACCACCCAATCTAATTGAAACTGTTTATGGTTTGGGATACCGACTCAACCCCAATCTCTAA
- a CDS encoding sensor histidine kinase, with protein sequence MVWDTDSTPISNHRFRNLRNRLLFFYCLTIAVILGTFSAAVYLLAAHDRNQQLNAHLYQVAAASAGTLEIIQHEYEELTTEDKYKGYVPIGSDGMPVPITLSQLMGKYRAKSASQIAVSPLTASHQGVEWYNAQRRLMVREGGLFLQTSLPSDIPQHGILMQSGNIRSFTKPIYAASTTNAAQVLGYVRVTESTVTLAAELHRLRWSLIVGVVTVSGLAALGGIWLTRESLRPVVQSFNQLQQFTSDASHELRNPLTAIRASIAVMQSHPERVHPADVEKLTAIASASAQMSRLVDDLLLLARMDQQAPDQSGWRRIALDELLEDLVELYHDRAEQAQVSLKSQLLPGVEVNGDAAQLQQLFTNLLTNALQYTTAGGTIGVALQRMGTHALVTIQDTGIGIAPEHLPHIFDRFWRADQARSRYEEGSGLGLAIAKTIAQRHKGNITVQSQLGEGSCFQVKLPLAG encoded by the coding sequence ATGGTTTGGGATACCGACTCAACCCCAATCTCTAACCACCGATTTCGTAATTTACGAAATCGACTACTGTTCTTTTATTGCCTAACCATTGCCGTAATTTTAGGAACATTTTCTGCTGCTGTTTATTTACTGGCTGCTCACGATCGCAATCAACAATTAAACGCTCATCTCTATCAGGTTGCTGCCGCCTCAGCAGGGACACTAGAGATTATTCAGCATGAGTATGAAGAATTAACAACGGAAGATAAATATAAAGGTTATGTTCCGATCGGATCGGATGGCATGCCAGTTCCAATTACGCTATCTCAACTGATGGGTAAGTATCGGGCAAAATCTGCTTCGCAAATTGCGGTTAGTCCCCTAACCGCCTCTCATCAAGGTGTGGAATGGTACAATGCCCAGCGACGATTAATGGTGCGTGAAGGCGGGCTGTTCTTGCAGACGTCACTCCCATCAGATATTCCGCAACACGGGATATTGATGCAGTCGGGTAACATTCGTAGCTTCACAAAGCCCATTTACGCAGCTTCTACAACGAATGCTGCTCAAGTCCTAGGGTACGTCCGTGTCACCGAATCAACCGTTACACTGGCCGCAGAATTGCACCGCTTGCGGTGGAGCTTAATTGTTGGAGTGGTGACCGTTTCAGGATTGGCAGCACTAGGTGGAATCTGGCTGACCCGCGAGTCGCTAAGGCCGGTTGTGCAAAGTTTTAATCAACTGCAACAGTTTACTTCAGATGCCTCTCACGAGTTGCGTAACCCGCTTACCGCTATCCGCGCCTCGATCGCAGTGATGCAAAGCCATCCAGAGCGCGTTCATCCGGCTGATGTGGAAAAGCTAACTGCTATTGCAAGTGCTTCAGCCCAGATGAGCCGATTAGTGGACGACTTGTTGCTGTTGGCGCGTATGGATCAGCAAGCTCCGGATCAAAGTGGCTGGCGACGTATCGCCTTAGATGAGCTATTAGAAGACTTGGTGGAGCTTTATCACGATCGTGCTGAGCAAGCCCAGGTTTCCCTCAAATCCCAATTGCTTCCTGGTGTAGAGGTTAATGGCGATGCCGCCCAACTTCAGCAGTTGTTTACGAATCTCTTAACTAATGCACTGCAATATACAACAGCGGGTGGAACGATAGGTGTTGCATTGCAGCGAATGGGGACCCACGCCCTCGTAACCATCCAGGATACAGGCATTGGGATTGCTCCTGAACATCTGCCGCATATTTTTGATCGCTTTTGGCGAGCCGACCAAGCTCGCAGTCGCTATGAAGAGGGTTCTGGACTGGGGCTGGCGATCGCCAAAACCATTGCCCAACGCCACAAAGGCAATATCACCGTACAAAGCCAATTGGGGGAAGGAAGCTGCTTCCAGGTGAAACTTCCACTCGCAGGATGA
- a CDS encoding Uma2 family endonuclease encodes MIALNLRPTLSLTDAVFERLCQQNPDLRLERTAQGELIVMPPAGSESSRQNLSLSAQLWQWNQQTKLGVTFDSSAGFTLPNGAIRSPDAAWIEKTRWERLTPEQRRKFAPLCPDFVLELKSPGDDLPPLQAKLQEYIDNGAQLGWLIDAERQQVYVYRPGQPVQVSDRPDTLAGNPVLPNFVMDFTLI; translated from the coding sequence ATGATCGCCCTGAATTTACGCCCCACCCTCTCCCTCACCGATGCAGTCTTTGAACGCCTCTGTCAGCAGAACCCCGACCTACGCCTCGAACGCACCGCCCAAGGAGAACTGATCGTCATGCCCCCCGCTGGCAGTGAAAGTAGTCGTCAAAATTTGAGCCTGAGTGCCCAATTGTGGCAATGGAATCAACAAACCAAGCTCGGTGTCACCTTCGACTCCTCCGCTGGCTTCACCCTACCCAACGGCGCCATCCGCTCCCCCGATGCCGCCTGGATCGAAAAAACACGCTGGGAACGCCTCACCCCCGAACAACGGCGCAAATTTGCCCCCCTCTGCCCCGACTTTGTCCTCGAACTCAAATCCCCCGGCGACGACCTCCCCCCCCTCCAAGCTAAGCTGCAAGAATATATTGACAACGGTGCCCAACTGGGCTGGTTAATCGATGCAGAACGCCAGCAAGTTTATGTCTATCGTCCCGGTCAACCTGTGCAGGTGAGCGATCGCCCTGACACCCTCGCTGGCAACCCCGTCCTTCCCAACTTTGTGATGGATTTTACGCTGATCTGA